The Thalassotalea sediminis genome includes the window TTAGTGTCCGCAACAATGAAAAAATTACCACTTTGCAGTTAACTGATTTTAATGTTGCAACGGCAAAACAAAATACTGTGAACGTTAAAGTAACAGAGCCAAGCTTAACATTATTAACGGGGGCATCTGGTAGTGGTAAAAGTCGCTTCATGATGGCAATGGCAGGTTTGCTACCTCACATTGGCAAAAAATGGATTAACCATGAAGAGATAGCAAGTAATTCAATAATTAGTGATATTGCTTATATAGAGCAACACCCTTACTGTCTATCGGGCACATTAAGACAGAACTTACTGATCGCTAATGAAAAAGCTTCTGACGCATTGCTTGTCGAGTGCTTATCTAGTGTAGGGTTAGGGTATTTATCAAATTTAGGTGAGTGGGTAGGGACTGGCGGCAGAGTTTTATCAGGAGGTGAATTAAAGCGGTTAGGTTTAGCCCGTGCGTTATTAAGTCACCAATCTTTTATCTTACTCGATGAACCATTTGAGGCCCTTGATGAGGCTAACGTTAAAGAAATTGTGATTATTATCAATAAATTAAAGCAGACTAAGAAACTAATTGTTGCTAGCCACGTGATTCCATCAGATTTACAAGTAGACAGCCTTATTTCCCTTGAAAAAAATGTATGGGAGTATAAGTCGATAATTGAACATGGGCTGGCCTAATGACGTCCTTTATTAAAATAACCCCGATTGAAATGAAAGCGATTAACGGACGTAGTAATCTTCTCAGTTATTTAATTACCAATCGAGCATGTGAGTGTGCGGCACTGGTTATGAATAATCATTTAACAGAAATACAAGCTAATGAATTAATCAACGAGGTGCAATCATTAAATGTTCGTCTCGATTGGATTCTTTTAACTGAACGGCCAGATGATCCAGTAGTAATAGAACTTATTCAAAACAAGTGTGGTGGAGTTGTTGCGGGCAATGCAGCAGCACTTTCTAAACTTGAGCTACAATCCTCTGATAGTGTGGGGCAATTTGAACAGTTAAGCGAACATCAAATTATTCTACTTGGGCATATTGAGCTACAAGTTTTACCTGCTGAAAATAAATCATGTTTTCAAGTAGAGGATAACCTATTTATCGGTAGCAATAACCAAATAGATGCTAGTCACAATTTTAAAAAACAGATCTTTCGAATCTAATTTCACTTAAATAGGAATTTTAAATGACTAAATCATATAAAGATATTACTGATGCATTATCATCAAACTTAAAACAACTTCGCCCGAGTATTTCAGAAACAATGAAGGGTTTTTCTGCGATGGCTAAAGCGGCAACGGCTGAAGGTACGTTAGATAAGAAAACCAAAGAGTTAATCGCGCTTGCGATAGGTGTATCAACCCGTTGTGACGGTTGCATTGGTTTTCATGCTAAAGCGCTTGTTGATTTAGGTGCGACACGAGAAGAAGTCGAAGAAACTCTTGCGATGGCAATTTACATGGGCGGTGGTCCATCATTAATGTATGCAGCAGATGCGCTTCAGGCGTTTGATGAATTTACAGGCAATTAATACATAGAGTAGTATCGGTTACTTGTAATTACATGTGCCACCTGCAAGGTTATTAAATTGTTGGTGGCGCTTATTCTTCAGCGGGTACTCTCCTGCACTTCACCTATGAGCGTTCAACGGACGCTCGTTTTAATACCCTTATAGACAAATCCTAACTTGAAGCTTAGGTCAGTTGAGTACGTATAGCTGAAGCTGGTTCTAGCTAGATACTCGTCATATGCGATTTAGAATATTTTTGAGCTTGTTACCAATGAAGCAGTCATTTGATAATTAAAAAAACTAATTGAGCTTTAGTTGTAATGGTCCAGACTTGATCAGACAGTTACCCGTTTTTCAATTGGCAACTGTCAGTTTCGACTTTATGACTACAACTTAAACGAAAGCTGTACGGTATTAACCTGTTGCTTTCTATCTTTTGCCATGTATCGCCACTTCGCTAGCGCTTTTTTTGCTTCCTTATCAAATACATCGTCTGGATGTGATTCAATTACTCGAATATTATCAACCGTTCCATTTGGCGTCACCCCGAATTCGAGAATTACCCATCCTTCAATTCCATTATCGGCTGCTTCAGCGGGATATGTCGGATTTACGCGAACTATCGGTTGTTCCATTTTTGCTGGCTCACCGGAGAGAATTTTGTCTTTCTTACTAACTTCAGCCTTTAGTTGGGTTGTGGATATTACTGTGATGAAAATTGCAGCTATAAACGTAAATAGTTTACTGTAGCGGCTCGTTTTTTTTATGTTCATTAGTCGTTCTTTTACCATTGTCTCATTTCCTTGTTGTCCAAAGTAAAGTTGTAAAGGTACTGCTGTAGATTGAGAGTGAATTTGTATTAGTGCTCTTGCGTAATCTTGTTTAGACGTTGTTGACTTATCTTCAAGCACCGCTTCATCGCATGAAAGTTCCTGATCTTGACGGAATGCCCTATATCCAATCCAGACCATTGGATGAAACCAAAAAACTATCACAATACTGACTGCAATCAGATTCCATAAAATGTCTTTTCGACTATGGTGATAAAGCTCATGCTGGATAATTGCTTGTTGCTGGCTACGGGTAAATTGCTCAAAGAAGGCTTTCGGGATAAGAATAGCTGGTTTTATTAGACCGAAAAGTGCGGGTGAATAAACCTTCTCACTCTCGTATACTGGTAACGCCACTGTATCCATTAGTTTGTGGTTGACCTGATTAAGTGATTGATGAACAACGTTTCGTTGCATTAGTCCACTATACAACAACGCCAGTAATCCTGCCGATAGTCCGATTAAATAAACGATAAATAAATAATCTGACAATACTTGTTGATTGGAAATCATCACTTCGCTATTCGTTACCGTATAAAACGGCATCTGATTAACTGGTAACTGGGTTTTAGCATTGTTAGGAAGCCATGCTCCGAGTAAACAAACAGGAATAGCCAACCACAGTTGATAGGCTTGGCGGGAGCTAAAATATTCTACCACTTTGGAGCGCAATGCTAGTATCACAGCGAGCAGAATAGAAAGAGCTACCAGCATATCGAAAACTTGACTAATCATTGTCCTTCTCCCAGTCATCAATCAACTGTTTAAGTGCTTGAATGTCATCTTCTTTGAGGGATTCATGCTTCGCAAAATGAGCAACAAATGGAGAAAACTGCCCATCG containing:
- a CDS encoding carboxymuconolactone decarboxylase family protein, producing the protein MTKSYKDITDALSSNLKQLRPSISETMKGFSAMAKAATAEGTLDKKTKELIALAIGVSTRCDGCIGFHAKALVDLGATREEVEETLAMAIYMGGGPSLMYAADALQAFDEFTGN
- a CDS encoding M56 family metallopeptidase; translated protein: MLVALSILLAVILALRSKVVEYFSSRQAYQLWLAIPVCLLGAWLPNNAKTQLPVNQMPFYTVTNSEVMISNQQVLSDYLFIVYLIGLSAGLLALLYSGLMQRNVVHQSLNQVNHKLMDTVALPVYESEKVYSPALFGLIKPAILIPKAFFEQFTRSQQQAIIQHELYHHSRKDILWNLIAVSIVIVFWFHPMVWIGYRAFRQDQELSCDEAVLEDKSTTSKQDYARALIQIHSQSTAVPLQLYFGQQGNETMVKERLMNIKKTSRYSKLFTFIAAIFITVISTTQLKAEVSKKDKILSGEPAKMEQPIVRVNPTYPAEAADNGIEGWVILEFGVTPNGTVDNIRVIESHPDDVFDKEAKKALAKWRYMAKDRKQQVNTVQLSFKL